A region from the Brassica napus cultivar Da-Ae chromosome C8, Da-Ae, whole genome shotgun sequence genome encodes:
- the LOC106355825 gene encoding uncharacterized protein LOC106355825 — protein MCKGFGSTLIRPALQWYINLPTRSISSFASLSDKFVEQFTSSKSLEKTSDGLYEILQHRVEPLRDYINRFNQEKMAVPDCSIPTVISAFKRGLLPDGGLYKELTTYPCKTMEDVLSRASVQVKWEEDVASHAKAQLKQDKKSARSDQGNRDERSSQRATKDSGNRNRGRFLYRPLEKEEGMSVSTWPDISHLSIFTPELVNVFRQMGQQVKWPQKMKAPDSFRNPGLWCDFHRDHGHKTEDCIALRIEVNELLQKGHLREFLSEKAKNHLNKEVPAKSAGAIPASPPRQDRVILVISGGSETSGVSHAAAKKSTRNAKHGLETTKPKRLLLGTDKISFTAKEQEKILAPHHDPLVISHTVANY, from the coding sequence ATGTGCAAAGGCTTTGGCTCCACTCTGATAAGACCTGCCCTACAATGGTACATAAACCTACCCACCAGGTCCATATCCTCTTTTGCGAGCCTCAGCGACAAGTTTGTGGAGCAATTCACAAGTAGTAAAAGCCTGGAGAAGACTTCAGACGGTCTCTACGAGATTCTTCAGCATCGGGTAGAACCCCTGCGAGATTACATAAACCGCTTCAACCAAGAAAAGATGGCAGTTCCCGACTGCAGCATTCCTACCGTGATCTCTGCCTTCAAAAGGGGCCTGCTTCCAGACGGAGGCCTCTACAAAGAACTAACCACGTATCCCTGCAAGACCATGGAAGACGTGTTATCTCGGGCCTCGGTGCAAGTGAAGTGGGAAGAAGATGTCGCTAGCCACGCTAAGGCCCAGCTGAAGCAGGACAAAAAGTCGGCCCGATCGGATCAAGGAAATCGGGATGAAAGATCCTCCCAAAGAGCGACCAAGGACTCTGGGAACAGAAACCGGGGCAGGTTCCTGTACCGACCCCTGGAAAAGGAAGAAGGAATGTCGGTATCCACTTGGCCCGACATCTCCCATCTCTCCATATTCACACCGGAGCTAGTCAACGTCTTTAGgcagatgggccaacaggtcAAGTGGCCTCAAAAGATGAAGGCACCTGACTCGTTCCGGAACCCTGGCCTCTGGTGCGACTTCCATCGCGATCACGGTCACAAAACTGAAGACTGCATCGCTCTAAGGATCGAGGTCAATGAACTACTCCAAAAGGGGCATCTCCGGGAATTCCTCTCAGAAAAAGCCAAGAACCATCTAAATAAAGAGGTGCCGGCGAAATCCGCTGGAGCTATACCCGCCTCACCACCTCGCCAGGACCGAGTGATCCTTGTCATATCCGGAGGTTCAGAGACAAGCGGCGTGAGTCATGCAGCTGCCAAGAAAAGCACCCGCAATGCCAAGCACGGCCTGGAGACGACCAAACCAAAGCGCTTGCTCCTAGGTACCGACAAAATAAGCTTCACGGCTAAGGAGCAGGAGAAGATCCTGGCTCCCCACCACGATCCCCTGGTCATCTCGCACACCGTAGCAAACTACTAG
- the LOC125591869 gene encoding uncharacterized protein LOC125591869 produces the protein MVNMLKKRLEGSHGKFAEELHGVLWAYRTTPNTTTGETPYSLVYGSEAIIPTEMHVRTTASGYTSQEEINELMALSLDLLNERREAARLRNWSYQQDIARTYNKKVRTKTFQQGDWVLR, from the coding sequence ATGGTCAACATGCTTAAAAAGCGACTGGAGGGCTCTCACGGGAAGTTCGCGGAAGAACTACACGGAGTCCTCTGGGCCTACCGGACCACTCCCAACACAACAACAGGGGAAACTCCCTACTCGCTGGTCTACGGCTCTGAGGCCATTATACCCACGGAGATGCATGTGAGAACAACGGCCTCAGGGTATACCTCTCAGGAGGAGATCAACGAGCTGATGGCGCTGAGCCTCGACCTTCTCAACGAAAGAAGAGAGGCTGCTCGGCTAAGAAACTGGTCCTACCAGCAAGACATCGCCAGGACGTACAACAAGAAAGTCAGAACCAAGACCTTCCAACAAGGGGATTGGGTTCTACGATGA